The DNA window ACCAGAAAAAACGTGTTTTTCATTATATGACCCCTTTAATTTGTGTATTTCAGGCTTTGGTGAAACTATACTGTGGGTGGTCCCAGGTAAACAACTTCATTCCTCTAAATATGCCtccttaatttttaaaaacatgtatttgtcacatACATTAGATTAGAAAGGGCGTGTAGGATAACTATGAAACGTGTTGTAAAGGTGCCCAAATTACAGATATCCAACTATGTTGTGTGGATGGAGTGTGATGATGTGCGCCCCTGGTAACGCGCGTCCACATCGGTGAGTAGCCGCTGGAGCTGAATGAAAAAACCCACCGCGGGTGTGCAGGGGAGCCGCTCGGTGGGAACCCGTGCAGCGATCGATTGTTACTGTCTGATCTCTGGGATGTAAAGATGGATGCCTTCCGAAATaggtaaataaacacaattagcGATTTGCTTAGCCGTGATTGTGGTGCTCGTCGACAATAGACTTTAAGCCGGCATTTCGAAGTAGTTTGGGGGGCTTCGTGGTCCGACTGAGGGCTTGAGAGGCGAATAGCCGCAGTGCAGTAGCAGCGTTGAGTTCATGGACGAACCTCGCTGATAACGTTAGTAAAACACAACTCTTGAATCATCAGCTCACCTGCGATGGTGTCAGaacgtttgtgtttgtggagctCAGCCCGGTGTGTTTGTCACGCTTGTGTGTTAGCCTTAGCCGCTGTTCGTGTGGAGGTTTTTGAGGGGGGAAACTCGCCTGTGCTTGAGCCTCCTGGTTCCAATGGTTTCAATTCCTTCAGTCTATTCATAGCCACGCTCTTTGTTTTCTTCGACCAGGTTCCAGCTAAGCTGTTCTCCTCAGACAGAAACGCTGGAACCGGCCGTGTTGTGTTTGGAAAAGCGATCAGACGACAATCAGCCTTTCTATTATTGTGTTATTCGCAGATTATAAACGTGGGAAGTGTCTCCCTGGCGGTGTTCAACGTGCAGTTGTAAGTACAGTATCTACATCACACTCCAGGCATCCAGTGCTTGTTCACCAGTTCACATCCACTGGTTGAACCAGGGGGGGGTTGAAGCTCCTGTGATCCAAACCGTGTTTCCTTCACCTTTTGCAGCCCTGTTTTGTCCGATGCTTGCTGCGCTACAGCATGACCACAGCAGCGTCGGCTCATCTGGTAGTTCTGGCAAATGAAAATGGAGGAGGTTTCAATGTCCAGCCTGGACAACAGCAAGCTGGAGGTAAGTATGGATTTGGAAATGTTCATTATATCTGCGGACAGTAGTCTGATCTGTCTCTttccaccccaacccccccaccccactgtCCTGCCAGGGCCTGGCGCAGGACATCCTTTCTGACCTGGTGGAGGATGCATGCCTGGGTCTTTGCTTTGAGGTCCACCGGGCTGTCAAGCAGGGCTACTTTTTCCTGGATGACACGGACCAAGAAAGCATGAGGGGCTTTGGTGAGGGCaaagggtttttttgtgtgcattatAATGCTCATTTTAACACCAGTAGTTGATAGAAAGTTGGTTAAATATGTTTCATCACAGTAGATTTGTGCAGTTTGAGCTCCAGGATTATGCTTTAAGTCTATATAATAAAGCAGGACAGTCAATTGTTTGTTAATATTTTCAGAAATTGTGGACCAGCCAGGATTGGATGTGTTTGGCCAGGTGTACAACCAGTGGAAAAACAAGGAGTGTGTATGTCCTAACTGCAACCGAAGCATTGCTGCCTCACGTTTTGCCCCACATCTGGAAAAATGCCTGGGAATGGGACGTAACAGCAGTCGTATAGCCAATCGCAGGTGAAACAGCAAAGAGACATCTAAATGTCAGAGCAGGAATTGAAATTGAATTTTAACAAGTAGAATGCATTTATTCGCCTCTCTGCATTTGTGCTACAAGAGCAATAAAACACGTCCTCCCACAGTGAGCATGATAACGCAGTTATGAAAGTATTGGCTGTACATTGCAATATTAGTGTTCTGGTGCTACAATAATCACTCTCCACAGTTGGGAAGTTGTTCTCCTTTTCTATTTTTACACAATACGGGTAAAAGACATAAAGATAATCATGTTTTATGTgagaacatttgttttataatccaACTGTTATTAACAGTGAGCAGTGCtgagcctttgtgtgtgtttatgtgcaatCTTCTACAGAATAGTCACTGgtaacaacaccaacaacaagtCAGAGAGTGACCAAGAAGACAACGATGACGTCAATGATAATGACTGGTCTTACGGGGCAGAAAAGAAAGGTAGTGTATTGATGCAACTTCTTTCCTCTTCATGGTGATGCTGAATGTTGATTTACATGATCAAAAGAAGTTGTACATGTGTTAGATAACCGTAACCTgacattttattactttattttcacagcaaagaaaagaaaatctgataAGGTACATTCTTATTCTCAatataaaaatctaaataattaacaaaatacATTTGGGAAGTATTATGCTCTTTAATTTTCACCATCATCAATTGATGTACATAAACACattgaaaatatttctcattatttttgatttgtccactcaacaaaagaaaatattttcattttccatctcAGAACCCAAACTCACCCAGAAGATCCAAATCATTCAAGCATAAGAACAGTAAGTGACAATAAATCCTTAAACTTATTTTTGTATTGTCTTCTCAGCAGTTTGTACTTTATGTACATCAAATACTTAGAATTGATCAATTTTAAGAAAAACTTACATGTTAAGGCATTAATGCAGTTACCATTTTCTCCagtctttgtgtctttttatagGGGTGGGTTAGTTTACCCAAGAAGTAGTCATTTGGGATTGGTTGACTAAAGACACTGCGGCTTTTTCTCCAAAAAACTGTTATAGTCAGGACCACCCACCAGAATCAATCAAGTGTTTATGTCATTATCACAAAACCTGCCCTACATATAGCTCCACAACTATTTTTAGAACAGAATAGGTTTCAGAAATTGGACcagaaaaatattaatgcatTTCTAAATCCCCTGACTGTCTATACTATAAGTTCTTGTGGACAGTTTTACATCCAGTAATAAATAGTAGTGCAACACGTAGTAGACTTTAATCACATTGGTTTCGGTATAAAAGTAATCTTAAATGAGCTGCTGTAAAATTTGTTTGCCATGACTGAGAAGACTTTTTGCCATACCAAATTTCAGTTGCAGGGTGATACAGTTACACTCTTGTTAGATATTTTTACCATCATTTTTTTTGGCAAACCCTGCTTTATGCTTAATTATGTTTGAATTACTGggttttattatgaaaaaccTCACCTGAACTCTGCCCAATAAATTAATGTCTGGATGATGGTTCATGGTTCATTCTTGTAAATGTTATGTTGATTATATGTCTactccattattttttttctattgggctgagaaataatcaaataaaatcctGTGTTTGAAAGAATCACTGTAATCAAGTTCTGAAATCCAACCTTCTGTTTATTCCCACAGACATGATGGGTCCCAGACGTCGCATTGACAACCAGGAAAGCCCTCGCATGCTGATGAAAGATGAGGCATTCCCTCAATAAGGCcctcttccacacacacacattctcctatcagtgtgtgtgaaacgTACATGCACACGCAGAAAGACCAATAACACTTCACCCGTGGGTCTTCATGTTGTGAAATCAAtggatgttgatgttgttggtGACATTTATTATGCTTTTCTGCACCGCAGAAGCAGTCCAGACCTCCCTGTCTAtacttgacagatttttttttctttcataaaatcAACTTAGCaacactcattttatttttattttttgtagtttttcttttttgtagaaaaaaacacgaggagttgttttttttctctcgtgTCCAAAATATCATATATGATTCTCTCTGCACAGAAGTTGATTCTGGAATAATTCAGTGGCCAAGCAGAGGCAGCTGTGTGAAGTGTGAAAGTGTGCACAGAAAGGATTAGCCATTAGGTGTACTTATGTTTCCTCACATTTACATCAGATCACATTCTTAAATGTCAAAGACAATGTAAAGActtatcttttattttcacactCACTGTCAGGCCCAGAGTTCTCCAGTTGAACTAcagtaactgtgtgtgtgtgtgtgtgtgtgtgtgtgtgtgtgtgtgtgtgtgtgtgtgtgtgtgtgtgtgtgtgtgtatgtgtgtgtgtctatgtgtgtgtgtgtgtgtgtgtgtgtgtgtgtgcgtgcgtgcgtgtgcatgcgtgcgtgtgtctgaAAGAGATTGTCAGTTTGTCATTCACCTGtggaaatttgttttaaaaatgtacctCTAAATGTACAAGCAGGTATTTGCTGCAgaaagcagttttttttgtttggtggaTAGATCTGCTTGTTTTCTTGCGTTCAAAATGTCTATGTATCATGTGTTTACAT is part of the Antennarius striatus isolate MH-2024 chromosome 21, ASM4005453v1, whole genome shotgun sequence genome and encodes:
- the atxn7l3b gene encoding ataxin-7-like protein 3, which encodes MKMEEVSMSSLDNSKLEGLAQDILSDLVEDACLGLCFEVHRAVKQGYFFLDDTDQESMRGFEIVDQPGLDVFGQVYNQWKNKECVCPNCNRSIAASRFAPHLEKCLGMGRNSSRIANRRIVTGNNTNNKSESDQEDNDDVNDNDWSYGAEKKAKKRKSDKNPNSPRRSKSFKHKNNMMGPRRRIDNQESPRMLMKDEAFPQ